A genomic stretch from Pseudomonas sp. MUP55 includes:
- the radA gene encoding DNA repair protein RadA — MAKAKRMYGCTECGATFPKWAGQCGECGAWNTLTETMIESGGAAAPTGRAGWTGQQAQIKTLAEVSVEEIPRFSTASGELDRVLGGGLVDGSVVLIGGDPGIGKSTILLQTLCSIASRMPALYVTGEESQQQVAMRARRLGLPQDQLRVMTETCIESIIATARIEKPKVMVIDSIQTIFTEQLQSAPGGVSQVRESAALLVRYAKQSGTAIFLVGHVTKEGALAGPRVLEHMVDTVLYFEGESDGRLRLLRAVKNRFGAVNELGVFAMTDRGLKEVSNPSAIFLTRAQEEVPGSVVMATWEGTRPMLVEVQALVDDSHLANPRRVTLGLDQNRLAMLLAVLHRHGGIPTHDQDVFLNVVGGVKVLETASDLALMAAVMSSLRNRPLPHDLLVFGEVGLSGEVRPVPSGQERLKEAAKHGFKRAIVPKGNAPKEMPPGLQVIGVTRLEQALDALFE, encoded by the coding sequence ATGGCAAAGGCCAAGCGCATGTACGGCTGCACGGAGTGCGGCGCGACCTTTCCCAAATGGGCAGGCCAGTGCGGCGAGTGCGGTGCGTGGAACACCCTGACTGAAACCATGATTGAGAGCGGTGGCGCCGCTGCCCCCACCGGCCGCGCCGGCTGGACCGGGCAACAGGCGCAGATCAAGACCCTGGCCGAAGTCAGCGTCGAAGAGATCCCGCGCTTCTCCACCGCCTCCGGTGAGCTGGACCGGGTATTGGGCGGTGGCCTGGTGGACGGCTCGGTCGTACTGATCGGCGGTGACCCGGGCATCGGTAAATCCACGATCCTGCTGCAAACCCTGTGCAGCATTGCCAGCCGCATGCCGGCGCTGTACGTCACTGGTGAGGAGTCGCAGCAGCAAGTGGCGATGCGCGCCCGCCGCCTGGGCTTGCCCCAGGACCAACTGCGGGTCATGACCGAAACCTGTATTGAAAGCATCATCGCCACGGCACGCATCGAAAAGCCGAAGGTCATGGTGATCGACTCGATCCAGACGATTTTCACCGAGCAACTGCAGTCGGCCCCTGGCGGCGTCTCTCAGGTGCGTGAAAGTGCCGCGCTGCTGGTGCGCTATGCCAAGCAGAGCGGTACGGCGATCTTCCTGGTCGGCCACGTGACCAAGGAAGGCGCGCTGGCCGGGCCGCGCGTGCTGGAGCACATGGTGGACACCGTGCTGTATTTCGAAGGCGAATCCGACGGCCGCCTGCGGTTGTTGCGGGCGGTGAAAAACCGCTTTGGCGCGGTGAACGAGTTGGGTGTGTTTGCCATGACTGACCGGGGGCTCAAAGAAGTCTCCAACCCGTCGGCGATTTTTCTCACCCGCGCCCAGGAAGAAGTCCCCGGCAGTGTGGTGATGGCGACCTGGGAAGGCACCCGGCCGATGCTGGTGGAAGTCCAGGCGCTGGTGGATGACAGCCACCTGGCCAACCCGCGACGGGTCACCCTCGGCCTGGATCAGAACCGCCTGGCCATGCTGCTGGCGGTGTTGCACCGCCATGGCGGGATTCCGACGCACGATCAGGACGTGTTCCTCAACGTGGTCGGCGGGGTCAAGGTGCTGGAGACCGCGTCCGATCTGGCGTTGATGGCGGCGGTGATGTCCAGCCTGCGCAACCGGCCGCTGCCCCATGACCTGCTGGTGTTTGGCGAGGTGGGGCTGTCCGGCGAGGTGCGCCCGGTGCCCAGTGGCCAGGAGCGCTTGAAAGAGGCGGCCAAGCATGGCTTCAAACGCGCGATTGTGCCCAAGGGTAATGCCCCCAAGGAGATGCCGCCGGGGTTGCAGGTGATCGGCGTGACGCGCCTGGAACAGGCTCTGGATGCGCTGTTCGAGTAG
- a CDS encoding YbdD/YjiX family protein: MFNDISRLGKYLGQAARLMVGMPDYDTYVEHMQTKHPDKPMMDYKAFFRERQEARYGGKGGPKCC, translated from the coding sequence ATGTTCAATGACATCAGTCGCCTCGGTAAATACCTCGGTCAGGCCGCGCGCCTGATGGTCGGCATGCCCGACTACGACACGTACGTCGAGCATATGCAAACCAAGCACCCGGACAAGCCGATGATGGACTACAAGGCGTTCTTCCGGGAACGCCAGGAAGCCCGTTACGGCGGCAAGGGTGGGCCCAAGTGCTGCTGA
- the glyA gene encoding serine hydroxymethyltransferase encodes MFSRDLTIAKYDADLFAAMEQEAVRQEEHIELIASENYTSPAVMEAQGSVLTNKYAEGYPGKRYYGGCEYVDVVEQLAIDRAKELFGADYANVQPHAGSQANSAVYLALLQGGDTILGMSLAHGGHLTHGASVSSSGKLYNAVQYGIDANGLIDYDEVERLAVEHKPKMIVAGFSAYSQILDFPRFREIADKVGAYLFVDMAHVAGLVAAGVYPNPVPYADVVTTTTHKTLRGPRGGLILARANAEIEKKLNSAVFPGAQGGPLEHVIAAKAICFKEALQPEFKTYQQQVVKNAKAMADVFIERGFDVVSGGTENHLFLLSLIKQDISGKDADAALGKAFITVNKNSVPNDPRSPFVTSGLRFGTPAVTTRGFKEAECKELAGWICDILADLNNESVIDAVREKVKAICKKLPVYGA; translated from the coding sequence ATGTTCAGCCGTGATTTGACTATTGCCAAGTACGACGCCGATCTCTTCGCCGCCATGGAGCAAGAAGCCGTGCGCCAGGAAGAGCACATTGAGCTGATCGCTTCGGAAAACTACACCAGCCCTGCGGTGATGGAGGCTCAAGGTTCGGTTCTGACCAACAAGTACGCCGAAGGCTACCCAGGCAAGCGCTACTACGGTGGTTGCGAATACGTCGACGTGGTTGAGCAGTTGGCCATTGACCGTGCAAAAGAGCTGTTCGGCGCCGATTACGCCAACGTCCAGCCGCACGCCGGTTCCCAAGCCAACAGCGCGGTGTACCTGGCCCTGCTGCAAGGCGGCGACACCATTCTGGGCATGAGCCTGGCCCACGGCGGTCACCTGACCCACGGCGCCAGCGTTTCCTCCTCCGGCAAGCTGTACAACGCCGTTCAATACGGCATCGACGCCAACGGCCTGATCGACTACGACGAAGTCGAGCGCCTGGCGGTCGAGCACAAGCCAAAAATGATCGTGGCCGGTTTCTCTGCCTACTCGCAGATCCTGGACTTCCCACGCTTCCGCGAAATCGCTGACAAGGTTGGCGCCTACCTGTTCGTCGACATGGCCCACGTAGCCGGTCTGGTCGCGGCTGGCGTCTACCCGAACCCGGTGCCTTACGCTGACGTGGTTACCACCACCACCCACAAGACCCTGCGCGGTCCTCGTGGCGGCCTGATCCTGGCGCGCGCCAACGCCGAGATCGAGAAGAAGCTGAACTCCGCGGTATTCCCGGGCGCCCAGGGTGGCCCGCTGGAGCACGTGATCGCTGCCAAGGCGATCTGCTTCAAGGAAGCGCTGCAGCCTGAGTTCAAGACCTACCAGCAGCAAGTGGTGAAGAACGCCAAGGCCATGGCCGACGTGTTCATCGAACGCGGTTTTGACGTGGTGTCCGGCGGCACAGAAAACCACCTGTTCCTGCTGTCGCTGATCAAGCAGGACATTTCCGGTAAAGATGCTGACGCGGCCCTGGGCAAAGCCTTCATCACCGTGAACAAGAACTCCGTGCCGAACGACCCACGTTCGCCGTTCGTCACCTCCGGCCTGCGCTTCGGCACCCCGGCTGTGACCACGCGTGGCTTCAAGGAAGCAGAGTGCAAGGAACTGGCCGGCTGGATCTGCGACATCCTGGCCGACCTGAACAACGAATCCGTGATCGACGCGGTACGTGAGAAGGTCAAGGCTATCTGCAAGAAGCTGCCGGTGTACGGCGCTTGA
- the katB gene encoding catalase KatB, with translation MNSSINRRPVSARQALALVTASLLTLSVQAANLTRDNGANVGDNQNSQTAGANGPVLLQDVQLIQKLQRFDRERIPERVVHARGTGAHGTFTVTDNLSDLTKAKVFAAGEATPVFVRFSAVVHGNHSPETLRDPRGFATKFYTAEGNWDLVGNNFPTFFIRDAIKFPDMVHAFKPDPRTNLDDDSRRFDFFSHVPESTRTLTELYSDSGTPASYREMDGNGVHAYKLINAKGEVHYVKFHWKSLQGIKNLDPKQVTEVQGRDYSHMTNDLVTHINKGDFPKWDLYVQVLKPEDLAKFDFDPLDATKIWPNVPERKVGQMVLNRNPANVFQETEQVAMAPANLVPGIEPSEDRLLQGRVFSYADTQMYRLGANALQLPINAPRVAVNNGNQDGAMNFGKTTTGVNYQPSRLLPREEPQAARYSQSPLSGSTQQVKIQREQNFKQAGDLYRSYSKKERQNLIDNFGGSLATTDDESKHIILSFLYKADPEYGTGVAKVAKGDLARVKALAEKLSD, from the coding sequence GATAACCAGAATTCGCAGACGGCCGGTGCCAATGGCCCGGTGCTGCTGCAGGATGTTCAACTGATCCAGAAGCTGCAGCGCTTTGACCGCGAACGCATCCCGGAGCGTGTGGTTCACGCACGCGGCACGGGCGCCCATGGCACCTTCACCGTGACCGACAACCTCAGCGACCTGACCAAGGCCAAGGTGTTTGCAGCAGGTGAAGCCACGCCGGTGTTCGTGCGCTTCTCGGCCGTGGTCCACGGTAACCACTCCCCGGAAACCCTGCGCGACCCGCGTGGCTTCGCCACCAAGTTCTACACCGCCGAAGGCAACTGGGACCTGGTCGGTAACAACTTCCCAACCTTCTTCATCCGCGATGCCATCAAGTTCCCCGACATGGTGCACGCCTTCAAACCGGACCCGCGCACTAACCTGGACGACGACTCGCGTCGTTTCGACTTCTTCTCCCATGTTCCAGAGTCCACTCGCACCCTGACCGAGTTGTATTCGGACTCCGGTACGCCGGCCAGTTATCGGGAAATGGACGGCAATGGCGTACATGCCTACAAGTTGATCAACGCCAAGGGCGAAGTGCACTACGTCAAGTTCCACTGGAAGAGCCTGCAAGGCATCAAGAATCTTGATCCCAAGCAAGTGACCGAAGTGCAGGGGCGTGACTACAGCCACATGACCAATGACTTGGTCACCCATATCAACAAGGGCGACTTCCCCAAGTGGGACTTGTATGTGCAAGTGCTGAAGCCTGAAGACTTGGCCAAGTTTGATTTCGACCCGTTGGACGCGACCAAGATCTGGCCAAATGTACCCGAGCGCAAAGTTGGGCAAATGGTGCTCAACCGCAACCCGGCCAATGTGTTCCAAGAGACCGAGCAAGTAGCGATGGCGCCGGCCAACCTGGTGCCGGGTATCGAACCGTCGGAAGACCGCCTGCTGCAAGGTCGAGTGTTCTCCTATGCGGACACGCAAATGTACCGCCTGGGCGCCAACGCGCTGCAACTGCCGATCAATGCGCCACGGGTGGCCGTCAACAACGGCAACCAGGACGGTGCGATGAACTTCGGCAAGACCACCACCGGCGTGAACTACCAGCCAAGCCGCCTGTTGCCACGTGAAGAGCCGCAAGCTGCGCGCTACAGCCAGTCGCCGCTGTCTGGCAGTACCCAGCAGGTGAAGATCCAGCGTGAGCAGAACTTCAAGCAGGCCGGTGACCTGTATCGCTCCTACAGCAAGAAAGAGCGTCAGAACCTGATCGACAACTTCGGCGGCTCGCTGGCGACCACCGATGACGAAAGCAAGCACATCATCCTCTCGTTCCTCTACAAGGCCGACCCGGAATACGGCACCGGCGTGGCCAAGGTAGCCAAGGGCGACTTGGCACGTGTGAAGGCATTGGCTGAAAAACTGAGCGACTAA
- the yjiA gene encoding GTPase, with amino-acid sequence MSSPIPVTVLSGFLGAGKTTLLRHLLKAEHGLKIAVIENEFSDAGIDSQLLGAEPVQVMTLSNGCVCCTIHTDLTKALYLLLERLDSGEIAFDRLVIECTGLADPSPVAQTFFIDEELRERYILDGIITLVDAAHAEHHLTQTIAQAQIGFADRLLVSKRDLVDDATFDALSERLTRINRRAPIRVVDHGAIDLAELLDVRGFNLNAGMSLRPVSAAPSIDRISSLVLRTDQPLDIDRLSAFMNELLEDHGKQLLRYKGVLNIAGEDRRLVFQGVLKLYGFDWDTEWAEGEARESVIVFIADDLPEDKIREGFAKVHQSGAEIQ; translated from the coding sequence TTGTCCTCTCCCATTCCTGTCACCGTACTGAGCGGCTTTCTTGGAGCCGGCAAGACCACCTTGCTGCGTCATCTGCTCAAGGCCGAACACGGCTTGAAGATCGCCGTGATCGAAAACGAATTCAGTGACGCCGGTATCGACAGCCAACTGCTGGGGGCTGAGCCGGTACAGGTCATGACCCTCTCCAACGGCTGCGTGTGCTGCACCATCCACACCGATTTGACCAAGGCCCTCTACCTGCTCCTTGAGCGCCTGGACAGTGGCGAGATCGCTTTCGACCGCCTGGTGATCGAATGCACCGGCCTGGCGGACCCCTCCCCGGTGGCGCAGACATTTTTCATCGACGAGGAACTGCGCGAGCGCTACATCCTCGACGGCATTATTACCCTGGTGGACGCGGCTCACGCCGAGCATCACCTGACCCAGACCATCGCCCAGGCCCAGATCGGCTTTGCCGACCGCCTGTTGGTGAGCAAGCGAGACCTGGTGGACGACGCCACCTTCGACGCCCTCAGCGAACGCCTGACCCGCATCAACCGCCGCGCACCGATTCGGGTGGTGGACCATGGCGCCATCGACCTGGCCGAACTGCTCGACGTGCGTGGCTTCAACCTCAACGCCGGCATGAGCCTGCGCCCGGTCAGCGCCGCGCCGTCCATCGACCGCATCTCCAGCCTGGTGCTGCGCACCGACCAGCCGCTGGATATCGACCGCCTCAGTGCGTTCATGAACGAACTGCTGGAAGACCACGGCAAGCAATTGCTGCGCTACAAAGGCGTGCTGAACATCGCCGGGGAAGACCGGCGCCTGGTGTTCCAGGGCGTGCTGAAGCTCTACGGTTTCGACTGGGATACCGAATGGGCCGAGGGTGAGGCGCGCGAGAGCGTGATTGTGTTTATTGCCGATGATTTGCCGGAAGACAAGATCCGCGAAGGGTTCGCCAAGGTCCACCAATCCGGAGCTGAAATACAGTAA
- a CDS encoding carbon starvation CstA family protein, producing MKNNNSLLRHLPWLVLAIVGACALGVVALRRGEAINALWIVVAAVAIYLVAYRYYSLFIANNVMQLDPRRATPAVINNDGLDYVPTNKHILFGHHFAAIAGAGPLVGPVLAAQMGYLPGTLWLIAGVVLAGAVQDFMILFLSTRRNGRSLGDMVREEMGRIPGTIALFGCFLIMIIILAVLALIVVKALAESPWGIFTVMATIPIAMFMGVYMRYIRPGRIGEISIIGVLLLLGSIWLGGQIAADPVWAKAFTFTGIQITWMLIGYGFVAAVLPVWLILAPRDYLSTFLKIGTIIALAIGILVTMPDLKMPALTQFIDGTGPVWKGGLFPFLFITIACGAVSGFHALISSGTTPKLLASESHARYIGYGGMLMESFVAIMAMVAASVIEPGVYFAMNSPAAIVGSDVVTVAQTVSSWGFAITPEALSAVAHDIGETTILARAGGAPTLAVGIAQILHSVLPGENTMAFWYHFAILFEALFILTAVDAGTRAGRFMLQDLLGSFVPSLKRTESWTANLIATAGCVAMWGYLLYQGVIDPLGGINTLWPLFGISNQMLAGIALMLATVVLIKMKRQRYIWVTMLPAVWLLICTTTAGFIKLFDANPAIGFLSLAKKYSDALANGQILAPAKSIDQMQHVIYNAYTNATLTALFLFVVFSILFYALKVGVAAWGNKERTDKEAPFQAVPDA from the coding sequence ATGAAAAATAATAATAGCCTGCTACGCCATCTACCCTGGCTGGTGCTGGCAATTGTAGGAGCGTGCGCCCTTGGCGTAGTGGCCTTGCGCCGCGGCGAGGCGATCAACGCCTTGTGGATCGTGGTCGCTGCAGTGGCCATCTACCTGGTCGCGTACCGTTACTACAGCCTGTTCATCGCCAATAACGTGATGCAACTGGATCCACGGCGGGCCACCCCCGCAGTGATCAACAACGACGGTCTGGACTATGTGCCGACCAACAAACACATCCTTTTCGGTCACCACTTTGCGGCGATTGCCGGCGCAGGCCCGTTGGTCGGCCCGGTGTTGGCGGCGCAGATGGGTTATCTGCCAGGCACGCTGTGGCTGATTGCCGGCGTGGTGCTGGCCGGTGCAGTGCAGGATTTCATGATCCTGTTCCTGTCCACCCGGCGTAACGGCCGTTCCCTGGGCGACATGGTCCGCGAAGAAATGGGCCGCATTCCCGGAACCATTGCGCTGTTTGGCTGCTTCCTGATCATGATCATCATCCTCGCGGTGCTGGCGCTGATCGTGGTCAAGGCCCTGGCGGAGAGCCCCTGGGGTATCTTCACGGTGATGGCGACCATTCCGATCGCGATGTTCATGGGCGTCTACATGCGCTACATCCGTCCGGGTCGTATCGGTGAAATCTCGATCATCGGCGTGCTGTTGCTGCTGGGTTCGATCTGGCTGGGCGGGCAGATTGCCGCTGACCCGGTCTGGGCCAAGGCCTTCACCTTCACCGGGATTCAGATCACCTGGATGCTGATCGGCTACGGTTTCGTGGCGGCGGTGCTGCCGGTGTGGCTGATCCTGGCACCGCGTGACTACCTGTCGACCTTCCTGAAAATCGGCACCATCATCGCCCTGGCGATTGGCATCCTGGTCACCATGCCCGACCTGAAAATGCCGGCGCTGACCCAGTTCATCGACGGCACCGGCCCGGTATGGAAAGGCGGCCTGTTCCCGTTCCTGTTCATCACCATCGCCTGCGGCGCGGTCTCCGGCTTCCATGCGCTGATCTCCTCGGGCACCACGCCCAAGCTGCTGGCCAGCGAAAGCCACGCCCGTTACATCGGTTACGGCGGCATGCTGATGGAGTCATTCGTGGCGATCATGGCGATGGTTGCCGCGTCGGTGATCGAGCCGGGCGTGTACTTCGCCATGAACAGCCCGGCGGCGATTGTCGGTAGCGACGTCGTGACCGTGGCGCAGACCGTCAGCAGCTGGGGTTTTGCAATTACCCCCGAAGCGCTGTCGGCGGTGGCCCACGACATCGGTGAAACCACCATCCTGGCACGTGCCGGCGGTGCACCGACCCTGGCGGTCGGTATCGCGCAGATCCTGCACAGTGTGCTGCCGGGTGAAAACACCATGGCGTTCTGGTACCACTTTGCGATTCTGTTCGAAGCGCTGTTCATCCTGACGGCAGTTGACGCCGGTACCCGTGCCGGTCGCTTCATGCTGCAAGACCTGCTCGGCTCCTTCGTGCCGTCGCTCAAGCGCACCGAATCCTGGACCGCCAACCTGATCGCCACCGCCGGTTGTGTGGCCATGTGGGGTTACCTGCTGTACCAGGGCGTGATCGATCCACTGGGTGGCATCAACACCTTGTGGCCGCTGTTCGGCATCTCCAACCAGATGCTGGCGGGTATCGCGCTGATGCTGGCCACGGTTGTGCTGATCAAGATGAAGCGCCAGCGCTACATCTGGGTGACCATGCTGCCAGCGGTCTGGCTGCTGATCTGCACCACCACCGCAGGCTTTATCAAGCTGTTCGACGCCAATCCGGCGATCGGCTTCCTGTCGCTGGCCAAGAAATACAGCGATGCCCTGGCCAATGGCCAGATCCTGGCCCCGGCCAAGAGCATCGATCAGATGCAGCACGTGATCTACAACGCCTACACCAACGCAACGCTGACGGCGCTGTTCCTGTTCGTGGTGTTCAGCATCCTGTTCTATGCGCTCAAGGTCGGCGTTGCCGCCTGGGGCAACAAAGAGCGTACGGATAAAGAAGCCCCGTTCCAGGCAGTACCGGACGCATAA
- a CDS encoding PilZ domain-containing protein has product MTEQASDRRRFRRIAFDAKTELRQNGHEWPVQLVDLSLKGLLAKRPEDWIGNKALPFDVDIRLDPKAHIKMQVRLTHEEHDQLGFVCQHIDLESISHLRRLIELNLGDEEELHRELAALLEI; this is encoded by the coding sequence ATGACCGAGCAAGCGTCTGACCGCCGCCGTTTTCGCCGGATTGCCTTTGATGCCAAGACCGAGCTTCGGCAAAACGGACATGAATGGCCGGTGCAGTTGGTGGATTTGTCGCTCAAGGGTTTATTGGCCAAGCGGCCCGAAGACTGGATAGGCAATAAAGCGCTGCCGTTCGACGTCGATATACGTCTGGACCCGAAGGCCCACATAAAGATGCAGGTGCGCCTGACCCATGAAGAGCATGATCAGTTGGGCTTTGTGTGCCAACACATCGATCTGGAATCAATCAGCCATCTGCGGCGGTTGATCGAATTGAACCTGGGTGATGAAGAGGAACTGCACCGCGAGTTAGCGGCATTGCTGGAAATCTAA
- a CDS encoding ankyrin repeat domain-containing protein: protein MRTFIWVLLACCSFSALAEQPPSNDPGALKAQLQDYYFDAARRGDLDMLNTFIESGYALNTQDDKGYTALILAAYHGESAYVERLLAAGADACVQDKRGNTALMGAIFKGELKIAQRLLATDCNPDQRNGAGQTAAMYAGLFKRVELLGELKAKGADLNAEDPIGNSASRLANGEIRTPAPR from the coding sequence ATGCGTACGTTCATATGGGTACTGCTGGCCTGCTGTTCGTTCAGTGCGCTGGCCGAACAACCCCCATCCAATGACCCTGGTGCGCTCAAGGCGCAGCTTCAGGACTATTATTTCGACGCCGCCCGTCGTGGCGATCTCGACATGCTCAACACTTTCATTGAATCGGGCTACGCCCTGAATACTCAGGACGACAAGGGCTACACCGCGTTGATCCTGGCCGCGTACCACGGTGAAAGCGCCTACGTGGAGCGCTTGCTCGCCGCCGGTGCCGACGCGTGCGTGCAAGACAAGCGCGGCAACACTGCGCTGATGGGCGCCATCTTCAAAGGCGAACTGAAAATTGCCCAGCGCCTGCTGGCCACCGACTGCAACCCCGACCAGCGCAACGGCGCGGGGCAGACCGCCGCCATGTACGCCGGGCTGTTCAAGCGTGTCGAACTGCTCGGCGAGCTCAAGGCCAAAGGCGCCGATCTCAACGCCGAAGACCCCATCGGTAACAGTGCTTCACGTTTGGCCAATGGCGAAATCCGGACCCCGGCGCCGCGCTGA